A genomic window from Pantoea alhagi includes:
- a CDS encoding four-helix bundle copper-binding protein, which translates to MLDEYKKCIEACYLCAAACDNCAASCLEEENVEMMRKCIKLDMECANVCRLAAQFMALNSESAQELCRLCADICQKCGDECAMHEHDHCQDCSRACHHCAEQCRKMAA; encoded by the coding sequence ATGTTAGACGAATACAAAAAATGCATTGAGGCCTGCTATCTGTGTGCAGCGGCATGTGATAACTGTGCGGCTTCATGTCTGGAAGAAGAAAACGTTGAGATGATGCGCAAGTGCATAAAACTGGATATGGAGTGTGCAAATGTCTGTCGTCTTGCAGCTCAGTTCATGGCACTTAATAGCGAGTCAGCTCAAGAGCTCTGCCGACTTTGTGCTGATATTTGTCAGAAATGCGGCGATGAGTGTGCAATGCATGAGCATGACCACTGCCAGGATTGCTCCAGAGCTTGTCATCACTGCGCCGAACAATGCAGAAAGATGGCCGCCTGA
- the mtr gene encoding tryptophan permease, protein METAVSASKLPSILWGTLIITGTIVGAGMFSLPVVMSGAWFSWSSAILLFTWLCMLLSGLMFLEASLHYPGGAGFDTLTRDLLGQRWNLLNGASILFVLGILTYAYISASGAILQHTFAALAMPVSARAAGLGFTLLVALFVWLGTAAVSRVTLIFLGAKVITFFLLFGGLLGHVKPALLFDTIATESHYLRYGWMVIPFCLASFGYHGNISGLIGYYQGNGKKVARCLLLGTLAALMIYLVWIIGTMGNIPRTDFIAIAQRGGNIDALVDALGNLLQNASLSVLLTVFSTFAVASSFLGVTLGLFDYLADLLKTDNHATGRLKTTLLTFIFPLSAALIWPNGFLVAIGYAGLAATVWAVITPALLVWRARQRFPQPQGWRLKGGNLPVFLVLLFAVLNIVVSLLSYADLLPVYAR, encoded by the coding sequence ATGGAAACAGCGGTTTCCGCCAGCAAGCTTCCCTCAATATTGTGGGGCACGCTGATCATTACCGGTACGATAGTCGGGGCTGGTATGTTTTCGCTGCCGGTGGTGATGTCCGGTGCCTGGTTTAGCTGGTCGTCAGCTATTTTATTATTCACCTGGCTCTGCATGCTGCTGTCCGGGCTGATGTTTCTTGAGGCAAGTCTGCACTATCCAGGCGGGGCGGGCTTCGATACGTTGACGCGCGATCTGCTGGGACAGCGCTGGAACCTGCTTAACGGTGCGTCCATCCTCTTTGTGCTGGGTATTTTGACCTATGCCTATATTTCAGCCAGCGGCGCTATTTTGCAGCATACCTTTGCTGCGCTGGCGATGCCGGTCTCTGCCAGAGCGGCGGGACTGGGTTTTACGCTGCTGGTGGCGCTGTTTGTCTGGCTGGGGACCGCCGCAGTCAGCCGCGTTACGCTGATCTTTCTGGGCGCGAAAGTTATTACTTTCTTTCTGCTGTTCGGCGGCCTGCTTGGTCATGTTAAGCCGGCATTGCTGTTTGATACCATTGCAACGGAAAGCCATTATCTGCGCTATGGCTGGATGGTGATTCCTTTTTGCCTGGCCTCGTTTGGCTATCATGGCAATATTTCCGGACTGATCGGCTATTACCAGGGCAATGGCAAAAAAGTGGCGCGCTGTTTATTGCTGGGAACCCTGGCGGCGCTGATGATCTATCTGGTCTGGATTATTGGCACCATGGGCAATATTCCCCGCACGGACTTTATTGCGATTGCCCAACGCGGCGGCAATATCGATGCGCTGGTTGACGCTTTAGGCAATTTACTGCAAAACGCCTCGCTTAGTGTACTGCTCACTGTTTTTTCAACTTTCGCCGTTGCCAGTTCATTTCTTGGGGTTACGCTGGGGCTGTTTGATTATCTGGCTGATTTATTGAAAACCGATAACCATGCGACAGGGCGGTTAAAAACTACGTTGCTCACCTTTATCTTTCCGCTTTCCGCTGCGCTAATCTGGCCGAATGGTTTTCTGGTCGCAATTGGTTATGCCGGGCTGGCAGCTACCGTTTGGGCGGTTATCACGCCGGCGCTGCTTGTCTGGCGCGCCAGACAACGCTTTCCACAACCTCAAGGCTGGCGTTTAAAAGGCGGTAATCTGCCGGTGTTTCTGGTGCTGTTGTTTGCCGTTCTGAATATCGTGGTGTCGTTACTGAGCTACGCTGATCTCCTTCCGGTCTACGCCCGTTAA